From the genome of Candidozyma auris chromosome 2, complete sequence, one region includes:
- the PXA1 gene encoding ATP-binding cassette long-chain fatty acid transporter PXA1, translated as MVHISRLTSYSREDVRKLLLILREFVLVYKDNKVSINYQSRPVVLFFGTIIATLGVGAYFTIRSLIIKYNEYLYKRSQNRPRLIRQSSTILKNGAREIHVPKGKNSTTRIIIPKPNMDRYAADKYLYKNFYIDQRLKQQNNIFNSKFLNQIIIIWRILIPRFYSKNTYLLLSQCFFLILRTWLSLIIAKLDGQIVKNLISANGRKFVRDLIYWILIAFPASYTNAAIKYLTNRLSLSFRTNLIRYIHDMYLDKVMTYYKISLSQSDLENIDQYITNDISKFCDSICGLFSSMGKPLIDLVFFSVYLRDNLGTGAIVGIFANYFATAFLLKQYTPSFGKLSAQRTQLEGRYYNEHLSLITNSEEIGFYKGSVIEKAKLKETFTGLMGHVSKEINISFWYSMLEDYVLKYTWSAWGYVFAGLPVFLEDIWPKAHQHVDEGESAPVPEKKAKVDDKQNMRQFIINKRLLLSLADAGSRLMYSIKDISELTGYTDRVFSLLTELHKAHSPKFDFGSRYGIADIHGTVQHNYSGGVRFEHLPVIIPGVEGSEGTKLIDNLNFHLSGNKNLLVLGSNGCGKTSIARIMAGLWPLYYGLMSKPSDDEIFYLPQKTYFTNGNLRDQIIYPSSYDDMLEMGYNDDHLYHILREVKLDYLLTREGNFNVKKDWKDVFSGGEKQRMSIARVLFKNPKFVVLDESTNAVSTDVEDYLFELLQKKKITFITLSHRPLLMKYHDFILEIKNEKGEPDNWMFHDLTSEENLKTIDNEIREIESKLAQVEKWEKRKADIERYLDGKYDDIKEAESTEMRATASFEL; from the coding sequence ATGGTCCACATCTCTCGTCTCACATCGTACAGTCGAGAGGACGTGCGCAAGCTCTTGCTCATTTTGCGAGAATTTGTGCTCGTCTACAAGGACAATAAGGTGTCCATTAATTACCAGAGCAGGCCCGTGGTTCTATTCTTCGGCACTATCATCGCCACACTAGGGGTGGGTGCCTACTTTACTATTCGGTCCTTGATCATCAAATACAATGAGTACTTGTACAAGCGGTCGCAGAACAGACCCCGTTTGATCCGCCAACTGTCAacgatcttgaagaatggCGCCAGAGAGATTCATGTTCCCAAGGGTAAAAACAGCACTACCCGTATCATCATTCCAAAACCTAACATGGACAGGTATGCTGCGGACAAGTACCTTTATAAGAATTTCTATATTGATCAGCgtttgaagcagcagaacaacatcttcaacctGAAGTTCTTAAATcagatcatcatcatctgGCGTATTCTCATTCCTAGATTCTACTCCAAGAACACGTATTTATTGCTTTCCCagtgcttcttcttgatcttgcGTACGTGGTTGTCCTTGATCATTGCCAAGTTGGATGGTCAGATCGTCAAAAACTTGATCAGTGCTAATGGCAGGAAGTTTGTTCGTGATTTAATCTATTGGATCTTGATTGCGTTCCCGGCTTCCTATACGAACGCTGCcatcaagtacttgacAAATAGGTTGTCGTTGAGTTTCAGAACAAACTTGATCAGATATATTCACGACATGTACTTGGATAAAGTCATGACCTACTACAAGATTTCACTTAGTCAGAGCGATCTTGAAAACATCGATCAGTACATCACCAACGACATCTCAAAATTCTGTGACTCCATCTGTGGCTTGTTCTCTAGCATGGGTAAGCCTCTCATTGActtggtcttcttctctgtctATTTGAGAGATAACTTGGGAACCGGTGCTATTGTGGGAATCTTTGCAAATTATTTCGCTACAGCTTTCCTTTTGAAGCAGTATACCCCCTCTTTTGGCAAGTTGTCTGCCCAGAGGACTCAATTAGAGGGCCGTTACTACAACGAGCATTTGAGTCTTATCACCAattctgaagaaattgGCTTTTACAAGGGTTCTGTCATTGAAAAAGCcaaattgaaggaaacTTTCACGGGATTGATGGGACATGTCTCCAAAGAGATTAATATCTCTTTCTGGTACTCGATGCTTGAAGACTACGTGTTGAAGTACACGTGGTCTGCCTGGGGTTATGTGTTCGCAGGTTTGCCGGTGTTCTTAGAAGACATTTGGCCAAAGGCTCATCAACATGTTGATGAGGGTGAGCTGGCACCAGTGCCtgaaaagaaggcaaagGTTGACGACAAGCAGAATATGAGACAGTTCATTATCAACAAAAggttgttgttgtctttAGCTGATGCTGGCTCAAGATTGATGTACTCTATCAAAGACATCTCTGAGCTCACAGGATATACTGATAGAGTTTTTTCCTTGCTTACGGAATTGCACAAAGCACACTCACCAAAgtttgattttggatcTAGATACGGCATCGCCGACATTCACGGCACTGTTCAGCACAACTACAGTGGAGGAGTCCGTTTCGAGCATCTTCCAGTGATTATACCAGGCGTTGAAGGTAGCGAAGGTACCAAGCTCATTGATAATTTGAACTTCCATCTCCTGGGTAACAAGAATCTTTTGGTTTTGGGGTCAAATGGCTGTGGGAAGACCTCGATTGCACGTATTATGGCAGGCTTGTGGCCATTGTACTACGGATTGATGTCAAAGCCTAGTGATGATGAGATATTCTATTTACCACAGAAGACGTATTTCACCAACGGTAATTTAAGGGACCAGATCATTTACCCCTCATCTTACGACGATATGCTTGAGATGGGATACAACGATGACCATTTGTACCATATCTTGCGTGAAGTTAAATTGGACTACTTGTTGACCAGAGAAGGCAACttcaatgtcaagaaggactGGAAGGATGTCTTCAGTGGAGGagagaagcagagaatGAGTATTGCTCGTGTCTTGTTTAAGAATCCTAAGTTCGTCGTTTTGGATGAGTCCACCAACGCTGTATCGACAGATGTTGAAGACTACTTGTTCGAATTGTTgcagaaaaagaagattaCTTTCATTACCCTTTCCCACAGACCACTCTTGATGAAATACCACGACTTCATTTTGGAGATCAAAAATGAGAAAGGCGAGCCCGACAATTGGATGTTCCACGATTTGACCTCGgaagagaacttgaagaccATTGACAACGAGATCAGAGAAATTGAATCCAAGTTGGCCCAAGTAGAGAAGTGGGAGAAG
- the OAC1 gene encoding Oac1p, which translates to MTQESKKKSIAQDVSTIGGFIAGGIAACGAVTFTNPIELIKTRMQLQGELTSKSNAPKIYKNPLQASVVIYRNEGLRGLQQGLLCGYVYQLGLNGCRIGFYEPSRYYLTKIFSPSKLTGDQYSDVPQNLLVNVVAGFVSGSAGAVLANPFFLIKTRMQSYNKASASLKVSVGEQTHYRGLADGLKQIFKTEGVKGLFRGTDAAVLRTGAGSAAQLPVYNLTKNYLLKHNLMSEGSIGLHFVASSMAGLGVAIVMNPWDVVLTRLYNQKGNLYKGPVDCFAKTIKIEGPTALYKGFWAQLFRVGPHSILTLMFMEQSMKLVHAVEQRFK; encoded by the coding sequence ATGACGCAAGAGtcgaaaaagaagtctATTGCCCAGGATGTGTCTACAATAGGTGGCTTTATTGCGGGCGGTATTGCTGCTTGTGGCGCCGTGACGTTCACCAATCCTATAGAGTTGATCAAAACCAGAATGCAGCTTCAGGGCGAGTTGACTAGTAAACTGAACGCGCCAAAGATATATAAGAACCCGCTTCAGGCGCTGGTGGTCATTTACAGAAACGAAGGTCTACGTGGGTTGCAGCAGGGACTCTTGTGTGGGTACGTGTACCAGCTAGGGCTCAATGGATGTCGTATTGGCTTCTACGAGCCCAGTAGGTACTACTTAACAAAGATCTTTAGCCCAAGCAAACTCACCGGTGACCAGTACAGCGATGTGCCTCAGAACTTGCTCGTTAACGTTGTTGCAGGTTTTGTATCAGGCTCCGCTGGTGCTGTTCTTGCTAATCCCTTCTTTCTCATAAAGACGAGAATGCAATCCTACAACAAGGCAAGTGCATCACTCAAAGTCAGCGTTGGTGAGCAGACACATTACAGGGGGCTTGCTGATGGTCTCAAGCAGATCTTCAAAACTGAGGGCGTGAAGGGACTCTTTAGAGGCACAGACGCGGCAGTATTGAGAACTGGTGCTGGTTCTGCTGCTCAGTTGCCCGTGTATAACTTGACGAAGAATTACCTTTTGAAGCACAACCTCATGTCGGAAGGATCGATTGGCTTGCACTTTGTTGCGTCCTCAATGGCAGGCTTGGGAGTGGCCATTGTGATGAACCCATGGGACGTTGTATTGACAAGACTTTACAACCAAAAGGGCAATTTGTACAAAGGTCCTGTGGATTGTTTTGCAAAAACCATCAAAATTGAGGGACCCACGGCTTTGTACAAGGGGTTTTGGGCCCAGCTATTCAGGGTAGGTCCTCACTCCATCTTGACCCTTATGTTCATGGAACAATCAATGAAGCTTGTTCACGCTGTTGAGCAAAGGTTCAAGTAA
- the CYM1 gene encoding pitrilysin family metalloprotease has translation MLRRNIATFLRHSVKKRHLATSTAEQAETLSKYPVGLQLHGFNIKEVQPVPEFSLVAVKLLHERTGSEHLHLDSPTDKNNVFAVALKTNPPDATGVPHILEHTTLCGSHKYPVRDPFFKMLNRSLSNFMNAMTGHDYTYYPFATTNRTDFYNLMDVYLSSVFEPLLNYEDFMQEGWRLEQSDMTDRKSDIEFKGVVYNEMKGQYSNSSYLYWIKFQEAIYASLNNSGGDPAAMIDLHYEDLIDFHSFNYHPSNSKTFTYGNFQLTEHLEKLNAFYNKFGKRSGKRDVKKSIFDLDPKTARHDVEVSGPVDTMTTSPLESQLKSSITWYLGNPLEESEQYNVFKWKILSTLLLDGHNAPFYQELIETGYGEDFSPNAGLDITTAMLSFTIGLNNLTREKVENLGSVIRKTLSEKVIPELSKGHKSYFHDRVEAILHQLELGFKKHKPDFGLGLLGSLLPMWINGSNPINALKVEKILTRFKEDYKEHGLRLFSEMLHATLLNESAPQFRFTMVPEETFNKDLASAEQKRLASKVSKLDEEDKEKIFQRGKNLLEKQQQKEDVSVLPTLTVADIPRRGDFFDISFTEMTGGDRKIQKRITNTNDLVYVSAAKDLSFLPIEYYKYLPLFNSCLTNLAGTSNTSILELENKIQKYTGGVTFTTIAKANPFDIGKTNFKYVMSGMSLRDNAKHLYDIWADVLCNTKFNESDDAVVEKLVVLIKNLGQNQLNTIADRGHVYANAYSNAQLTTTKHINDVLGGIEQVKFISELNRRLEAEGRNYLKEEVLPVLQKIQRSLLNDYAQGSAAGFNYNIVSDKASVIENEELIKKFDENLAKSQLNCTDNALENFSLKFRSAELSKTVLDLPFQVGYSSLATLGAAYTTKDGAALQALSQILTFKHLHSVIRESNGAYGGGLNFDGLGGTLNYYSYRDPNAVKSIEAFNKAPEIARAHLNDRKWDERDLQEAKLAIFQSVDAPSHISSEGSAQFLEGITDEMRQERRERFLDVTLQDLQDVNEKYLVKPAHRAETIIGDVSNLGEVGNDWNVRQF, from the coding sequence ATGTTACGAAGAAATATCGCCACGTTCCTTCGCCATTCAGTGAAGAAGCGTCACTTGGCAACCTCGACGGCTGAACAGGCAGAGACTTTGAGCAAGTACCCAGTCGGACTTCAATTGCATGGtttcaacatcaaagaGGTTCAACCAGTGCCTGAATTCTCTCTTGTGGCAGTGAAATTGTTGCACGAGAGAACAGGACTGGAACATTTGCATTTGGACTCTCCAACAGACAAGAATAACGTTTTTGCGGTGGCGTTGAAGACGAATCCTCCCGATGCCACTGGAGTTCCCCATATCTTGGAGCACACAACGCTATGTGGCTCACACAAGTACCCTGTCAGAGATccttttttcaagatgttgaatAGATCTTTAAGCAACTTTATGAACGCTATGACAGGCCACGATTACACTTACTACCCATTCGCAACAACAAACAGGACAGACTTCTACAACTTGATGGATGTATACTTATCGTCCGTCTTTGAGCCACTTTTGAATTACGAAGATTTCATGCAAGAAGGTTGGAGGTTGGAGCAGCTGGATATGACTGATCGGAAGAGTGACATTGAGTTCAAAGGGGTGGTCTACAATGAGATGAAGGGCCAGTACTCAAACTCCAGCTATCTATACTGGATCAAGTTTCAGGAAGCAATCTACGCAAGCTTAAACAACTCCGGCGGTGATCCAGCTGCCATGATTGATCTTCATTACGAGGATCTTATCGACTTCCACTCGTTCAATTATCATCCTTCCAATTCTAAGACTTTCACCTACGGCAACTTTCAATTGACCGAACATTTGGAAAAGCTTAATGCTTTTTACAATAAATTTGGGAAAAGATCTGGTAAGAGGGACGTCAAAAAGTCAATTTTTGACTTAGATCCCAAGACAGCGAGACATGATGTCGAGGTTTCTGGTCCTGTGGACACGATGACCACCAGCCCGCTTGAAAGCCAGCTTAAGTCTTCTATTACTTGGTATTTGGGAAACCCATTGGAAGAGTCAGAGCAGTACAATGTGTTCAAGTGGAAGATTTTGAGCACCCTTCTCCTCGATGGTCATAATGCGCCATTCTACCAAGAGTTGATTGAAACTGGCTATGGTGAGGACTTCTCTCCAAACGCTGGTCTTGACATCACAACTGCCATGTTGAGTTTTACAATTGGTCTCAATAACCTTACTCGCGAGAAGGTTGAAAATCTAGGCTCAGTTATACGGAAGACCTTGAGTGAGAAAGTGATTCCGGAACTCAGCAAGGGCCACAAAAGTTATTTTCATGATAGAGTAGAGGCTATTCTTCACCAGCTTGAGCTAGGCTTCAAAAAGCATAAACCAGATTTCGGCTTGGGCCTTTTGGGATCACTTCTTCCCATGTGGATTAATGGACTGAACCCAATCAATGCATTGAAAGTCGAAAAAATATTAACTcgcttcaaagaagattACAAGGAACACGGATTGAGATTGTTCAGTGAGATGCTCCATGCTACGTTGTTAAACGAGAGTGCTCCTCAATTCAGGTTTACAATGGTCCCAGAGGAGACCTTTAACAAGGACTTGGCGTCGGCAGAGCAGAAAAGACTCGCATCAAAAGTCTCAAAGttggatgaggaagacaaagagaagatctttcAAAGAGGCAAAAACcttttggagaagcaaCAACAGAAAGAGGATGTTTCTGTGTTGCCGACGCTTACTGTGGCCGATATTCCTAGAAGAGGAGACTTTTTTGATATAAGCTTCACAGAGATGACCGGAGGTGATCGCAAAATCCAGAAGCGAATTACAAATACAAACGATCTTGTCTATGTCAGTGCGGCTAAGGATTTGTCATTTCTTCCTATCGAATACTACAAGTATTTGCCCCTCTTCAATCTGTGTTTGACCAACTTGGCAGGTACTTCAAACACTTCTATTTTGGAGTTGGAAAATAAGATTCAGAAGTATACCGGAGGAGTCACTTTCACCACTATAGCAAAGGCTAACCCTTTTGATATCGGCAAGACGAATTTCAAGTATGTCATGAGTGGAATGTCGTTGAGGGACAACGCTAAACACTTGTACGACATTTGGGCTGATGTCTTATGCAATACAAAATTCAATGAAAGTGATGATGCTGtcgttgagaagcttgtCGTGCTTATTAAAAATCTCGGTCAAAATCAGCTCAACACCATTGCTGACAGAGGTCACGTTTACGCCAATGCGTACAGCAATGCTCAATTGACGACTACCAAGCATATCAATGATGTTCTCGGTGGTATTGAACAAGTGAAGTTCATTCTGGAACTTAACAGAAGACTAGAGGCTGAGGGTAGGAACTACCTTAAGGAAGAGGTCTTGCCCGTACTTCAAAAGATACAAAGATCGCTATTGAATGATTATGCTCAGGGAAGCGCTGCCGGATTCAATTACAATATTGTGTCGGATAAAGCCTCCGTGATAGAGAATGAAgaactcatcaagaaattcGATGAGAACCTTGCGAAAAGCCAACTTAACTGCACGGACAACGCATTGGAAAATTTCTCTCTCAAATTTAGGTCTGCGGAGTTGTCTAAAACAGTTCTTGATTTGCCGTTCCAGGTGGGATACAGCTCATTAGCTACATTGGGGGCTGCCTATACGACAAAAGATGGTGCTGCATTACAGGCTCTTTCCCAAATACTCACGTTTAAGCATTTGCATTCTGTCATCAGAGAGTCCAATGGAGCATATGGTGGAGGACTTAATTTTGATGGTTTAGGAGGCACCCTCAACTACTACTCTTACAGAGATCCTAACGCTGTGAAATCAATTGAGGCTTTCAACAAAGCTCCGGAGATTGCCCGTGCTCACCTTAATGATAGAAAGTGGGACGAAAGGGAccttcaagaagccaagCTTGCCATATTCCAGAGTGTTGATGCACCAAGCCACATATCCAGTGAAGGTTCAGCTCAGTTCTTAGAAGGTATTACTGACGAGATGAGACAAGAGAGGAGAGAGAGATTTTTGGACGTGACCCTTCAAGATTTGCAAGATGTCAACGAGAAATATCTCGTGAAGCCCGCTCACCGTGCCGAAACTATAATTGGTGACGTGAGCAATCTTGGGGAAGTTGGTAACGACTGGAATGTTAGGCAGTTTTAG
- the ERV25 gene encoding Erv25p, with product MVVVNLKTTGYRGDGQRLQLIVQDTLGNRFYKKDDISGDVRAVFTTQEASAIDICLTNRVEPGRNRVYLTREVEIEVESGAAARDWNAIQAAERLQPNEIELKRIAEMTSEIADHLQYLKRREERMRDTNESTNSRVKWFSIIIIFSLLGLGGWQIQYLRHYFKVKHII from the coding sequence atggtggtggtgaatCTCAAAACCACCGGTTATCGTGGCGACGGGCAAAGGTTGCAATTGATCGTCCAGGATACTCTCGGAAACCGATTTTACAAAAAGGATGATATCAGCGGCGATGTGAGAGCGGTGTTCACCACTCAGGAGGCTTCTGCCATTGACATATGTCTCACCAATCGTGTCGAGCCTGGCCGTAACAGAGTGTACTTAACCAGAGAGGTGGAGATTGAGGTTGAGagtggtgctgctgctaGAGACTGGAACGCTATTCAGGCGGCCGAAAGATTGCAGCCAAATGAGattgagttgaagagaattgCCGAAATGACCTCTGAGATCGCTGACCACTTACAGTACTTGAAGCGTAGAGAGGAGAGAATGAGAGATACCAATGAGAGCACGAACTCCAGAGTCAAGTGGTTTTCTATCATCATAATCTTCTCCTTGCTTGGCTTGGGTGGCTGGCAAATCCAATACTTAAGGCATTACTTCAAGGTGAAACATATCATTTAG
- a CDS encoding L-serine/L-threonine ammonia-lyase — METEQPSGSFKLRGISKLIEQSVDKAKRKGKKAHVFSSSGGNAGLASAYASRHYQVPCTVVLPITSKQVAIDKLKSYDAEVIIHGAHWGEADEYLKKTVISKAAAEIEAVYCHPFENEMLWDGHGDLVDEIYEQLTEQQVDPARVKGIVLSVGGGGLYNGVVTGLRRNQDLKNVPIMAMETIQTNSFSEAVKANKVVTLHKIETIVTSLAAPAISTTTLEYSKVHPTFVEQVDDLEAVKGSLDYYDRLGALIEPACGATIVTATSRQDLLGKFGYLNKDDIIIFIVCGGSGVSEADIDKYRALVLAANENESHA, encoded by the coding sequence ATGGAAACTGAGCAGCCCTCGGGAAGCTTTAAGCTTAGAGGAATCAGTAAGCTTATCGAGCAATCAGTTGACAAAGCCAAGCGAAAGGGTAAGAAAGCTCACGTATTCTCATCGTCAGGTGGCAATGCCGGTCTAGCTTCGGCGTATGCCAGCAGACATTACCAAGTTCCATGTACAGTGGTGTTGCCTATCACATCAAAGCAGGTTGCAATagacaagctcaagagctACGACGCTGAGGTGATTATACATGGAGCACACTGGGGAGAAGCTGATGAATACCTCAAGAAGACCGTCATCAGTAAAGCTGCTGCAGAGATCGAAGCAGTATATTGTCATCCATTTGAGAACGAAATGCTTTGGGACGGCCATGGCGACTTGGTCGATGAGATCTACGAACAATTAACAGAACAACAGGTAGATCCAGCCAGAGTGAAGGGTATCGTGCTTAGTGTTGGCGGGGGAGGTTTATACAATGGAGTTGTCACAGGTCTTCGTAGAAACCAAGATCTCAAAAATGTTCCTATAATGGCGATGGAGACGATCCAAACAAATAGCTTCAGTGAGGCAGTCAAGGCGAACAAGGTGGTCACTTTGCACAAAATCGAAACTATTGTCACTTCTCTTGCGGCACCTGCGATATCCACAACTACACTTGAATACAGCAAGGTTCATCCCACATTTGTTGAGCAAGTCGATGATCTTGAGGCGGTGAAAGGTTCCTTAGATTACTATGATAGACTAGGTGCGTTGATCGAACCAGCATGTGGAGCGACTATCGTAACAGCAACAAGTAGACAAGATCTTTTGGGGAAATTTGGCTATCTTAATAAAGACGATattatcatcttcatcgtaTGTGGTGGATCTGGGGTTTCTGAGGCAGACATAGACAAATACCGAGCGCTcgttttggctgcaaatgaaaATGAATCACATGCATAA